The Paenibacillus polymyxa M1 DNA segment TATTTTTCGTTCCTACAACAGCAGGAATTTCTAATGAACGAGCCATAATAGCCGAGTGCGAAGTGCGTCCACCGATGTTCGTTGCAAAGCCTTTAACAAATTCACGGTTCAGCTGAGCTGTGTCGGAAGGTGTCAAATCTTCTGCAAGTACAATCGTTTCTTCGGCAATTTCTGCAGGACTGACAAAATGAACACCAAGCAGATGATTAAGCACCCGTTTGGTTACATCACGCATGTCCGATGCGCGTTCTTGCAAATATGCACTTTTCATGTTTTCAAACATGGAAACAAATTGTGTAGCTACTTCATTCAAAGCATAGTCAGCATTGAGCTGCTCGTCTCTGATTTTAGCTTTAACCGGATCGATCAATTCAGGATCATTCAGGATGAGCAAGTGAGATGCAAAAATTTCTGCTTTTTTCTCACCCAGTTCCCGAAGCGTTTTCTCCTTAATCGATTCCAATTCGGTTTGAGATTCTGCCAAAGCCGCATCCAATCTTGCGATTTCAGCTTCAACATCACCAACCGCGCGTCTCTCTACAGCGTAATTCGGATGCTCCAAGATAAACGCCCGGGCAATGGCTATGCCTGCCGAAGCGGCAATCCCGGAAATTTTAAGCATGAACTTCGCCCAGCCCTTCGTTAACGATTACATTTTCAAGAGCTTTCAATGCTTCAGCAGCTTCAGCGCCTTCGCAGATAATGTTAATAGTATCCCCTTGTTCCAGACCCAGAGACAATACACCCAGAATGGATTTCAAAGTTACTTTTTTACCGTTAGCTTCGGCGAAAGACTCAGCACCGCTGAATTTGTTAGCTGTATTTACCAGCGCAGTTGCAGGACGTGCATGGATACCGTCTTCATCCGTGATTCTAAAAGTTGTTTGCATAATTTGTTCCTCCCACTTTCCTAAAGATAATATTTGTTTACACGCAGTATACCGGGCAGATGACCAGGCGGCTTAAGCCGCCTAATCAACTAATCCGAAACACATAGAGTTTATTTTATCGTAATTATACCATCTTCGCCAGCCTTCAATACTCCAGTTTTGTTTAAAGTTACCGAAGAACCTTCTGGAAGGTTGGTAAAAATGACAGGTGAGACGATGGATTTAGCGTTGGCTTTCACATATTCCAGGTCTACTTTCATGATCGGTTGGCCAGCTGACACAAGATCGCCTTCGTTCACCAAAACGTCAAATCCTTGACCTTTAAGCTTCACTGTATTCACCCCGATATGAACAAGCACTTCTTTACCACCATCGGATTGAATACCAACCGCATGCTTGCTTGGGAATACATTGAATACTTTACCATAGACAGGAGAAACAATTGTTCCATCATTAGGCACAACTGCAAAGCCATCACCTGTCATACGTTCTGCAAATACTGGATCGGGAACTGTCGAAATGTCAACCAATTCGCCGTTAACTGGCATCACGATATCTTCCACAACAATCGTTTGCTTTTGTTCTCCGGCTTCCTTTTCCTCTTGTGGAGCTGGTTCTGAAGGCGCAGGTGCAGGTGTACGACCTGCCATGATATCAGCCATTTGAGTTTTAATTGTATCGGAACGGGTACCGAAGATCGCCTGTACATTGTTACCCACTTCCAGGACACCTGAGGCGCCAAGTTGTTTCAGACGAGCTTTGTCAACGTTTGATTTCTCATTAACTTCAATCCGAAGGCGTGTAATACATGCATCCAGATGCTTGATATTCGATGAACCACCGAAAGCAGCCAAAATGTTATGTGGAAGCTCATCACTGCTACCGCTTGCTGCACCATCCACATTTTCTGTAGCTTCTTCACGTCCTGGTGTCTTCAAGTTGAATTTCCGTATAATGAATCGGAATCCGAAGTAGTAAATAACCGCCAAAATCAGACCGACGATAATTACATACCACCATGGCGTACGGGTTGGAATAATCCCGAAAATCAGGAAGTCAATAAATCCACCAGAGAACGTCATGCCGATTTTAACATTCAAAATTTGCATCGTCATGAATGACAAACCTGCAAATACACAGTGTACTGCAAACAGCAATGGAGCTACGAACAGGAAGGAAAATTCCAGTGGCTCCGTAATACCTGTCAGGAACGAAGTCAAGGCTGCTGAACCCATGATACCTGCTACATATTTTTTGTGTTCTGGTCTTGCTTCATGATACATCGCAAGTGCTGCAGCCGGTAATCCGAACATCATGAATGGGAATTTACCTACTTGGAACGTACTTGCTGTCAGTGCCACGCCGTCGCGAAGCTGACTAAAGAAGATTTGCTGGTCACCGTGAACGGTTTGACCTGCTTTGTTAACATATTCACCAAACTCAAACCAGAACGGTGAGTACCAGATGTGATGCAGACCAAATGGAATGAGCGCACGTTCGATAACCCCGAACAGGAACGCCGACAAGGTCGGGTTGGAATACACCATAAAGTGAGATACTGCGTTAAGCCCTTGCTGAACTGGAGGCCAGATCAGAACCAGTGCCAGTCCAACAATCAGTGAAGATACTGCCGTTGCAATTGGAACGAAGCGCTTACCCGCGAAAAAGCCCAGGTACGAAGGAAGCTCGATTTTGAAAAATCGGTTGTACATAGCAGCGGCCAGTATACCGATGATAATCCCGCCGAACACCCCGGTTTGCAGTGTAGGAATACCCAACACATTCGCATAACCCGGTATTTTTTGAGCAATCAGACCAGGTGTGACTCCCACAGCTGTACCCAGCGTAATGTTCATTACGAGGTAACCGATGATCGCAGCCAAACCTGCTACACCCTCGCCGCCCGCCAGACCGACGGCTACGCCGACTGCGAACAACAGCGCCAGATTATCAAAAACAATTTGTCCGGCATTCATCATGATGGTCGCTACCGATTGAACCCAGCCCGCATTTAATGCAGGGATGTACTGGAGAAAATCAGGGTTGACCAGCATGTTGCCGATACCCAATAAAAGCCCCGCAGCTGGCAAAATAGCTACTGGAAGCATTAACGCTTTACCGACACGCTGTAAAACGCCGAAAAGCTTTTTAAACATACCATCCACATCCTTCTCTGAAATTTAGAACAGAGGTAAAACAACAAAAAAGGCATGAGCCGATTTAAGTATGTTTGAACACAACCTTGGGATATAGCTTACCCCACTAGGCTGTAAACAATCATAACTTAAAACAACTCATGCCTGATCGAATCAGTAACACGTTAAAATGTTTAGTTGTTGTCTTCCTCATTGCAAAATTGATTATAGCACCACGCTAAATGCGAGGCAATACTTTTTTATTCGGGCTTTATCACGGTTTGTTGCTCTCCCTGCTTGCGTTGGGACAAACGCTGCAGATGCATCGTCAAATAGCTAACTTCAGCTGGATACACCGGTTTACGTAGCCTTTTCTCCATAATCTTCGTAAGTTTCCAGGCCAGCATATACATTTCTGGATATTCTTCATTCAAAAGCTTGTCCAATCGGTAAATCTCCTGCACAATCTCTCCTCGTCGTACACGTTCAATCGCAAATCTCAGATGAGTCAGCAGACGGGAATAATCAAGGGATTGGAGAGGAATTCGGTAATCGAGTGTCGTCTCGACGACCTGAACCATGTCAGCAATCAGACGAGAATCCTTCCTAACCTCGGAGATATGTTGGTTCGTCATAGCACTATAAATATGCAGAGCTACGAATCCGATTTCATCTTCTCCCAGATCCACGTCCATCTTATCCTTGATCAAAGCAACAGCCTGCTCAGCCATCTTGTATTCCTGAGGATATATTTCCCTAGTTTCATACAAGAACGGATTATGAATCGTAATCCCCTGTTTATGACGGTTGATGGAGAAGGCAATATGGTCAGTTAAAGCAATCAGTATATGCTCATTAAGAGGCTTTTTGGCTTGAAGCTGAACAAGATGAAGCACCTCACCGATGACCTCAATGAGCTTTTCATCCAGCTCAGGAAGCAATCGTTTGTATTGCTCCTGCTCTTCATGGCTTTTTAATATAAATAATTTTTCAACTGAATCCAACGGCATTAAATCGCCGGGTTTGCGATTGAAACCGATTCCTTTTCCAATCACGACAACCTCATCATGCTCGGGATGCATCCCTATAATCACATTGTTATTCAGCGCTTTGGCCACTTTTAGGCTGCTCACATCCGCACCTCTTTTATCAGAACCTTGATCCTAAGAATTATAGCATGAAGCTCAGAGGAATCCACGTTAAAGTACCAAATATTCCGCTAAAGGTCAATAAAAAGAAAACGCTTTTCATCACAATTTCCAGGAAATGCTGTGATGAAAAGCGGTCTTTTGGGGGCTAAGAATCTGTTCCCCAAAGGCTTATCGTTATTCTTTATCCGTTAGTGCCATCTCAACCGAGGCTGGATTGTGTAGCTTGTTCACATCACCGGAGGACGGTACGGAATGAAGACCATTTTTTCCAGTGGTTAGTCCCTTGATCAACTGCTCTACATCAATACCGGATACACTCTTAAGCATCTCGGGAGCCGTCGCCATCAGTTCGGTGACATAATTGCTGACACGCGTTGCTCCTTCCCCTTTACCCGTATCCACAACAGTTAGTTTATCAATGGATGCAATCGGTTCGGCAATGCGTCCTGCCAGATCCGGCAGCATTTTCACGATAATATCGAGCACGGCAGCCTCTCCAAACTTCTGGAACGCCTCCGCCAGTTTTTCCTTGGCCTCAGCTTCCGCGAGACCACGCAAACGGATGACATCTGCATCGGCTGTACCTTTGGCCCGTTCTGCATCCGCTTCTGCTTGCCCGTTTAGACGTTTTTGTTCAGCTGACGCTTTAGCCTGTGTTTCAATCGAGTATTGCAGCGATTCCGCCTCACGCATTTTACGCGATTTGTCGGCTTCCGCCGCTTGTTCTACTGCATACCGATCGGCTTCCGCCTTCTTTTTCACTTCCGCATCATATTGCTTTTCACGTACCTGTATTTCCTTGGCTTGAATATCAATCTCCCGTTCCTTACGTACCAACTCAACTTTCATCTGCTCCTCGACAGCAGTCTGCTTAGCACGGGCCTCCTGAATGTGATAAGCCTGATCGGCTTCTGCCCTGGCTGTATCCTGTTCTTTCTTAAACGAAGCCACCTTCAATTCCTTCTCCTTGGCCGCCTCGGCAATATTCGTATCCCGCAACAGTTCGGCCTTCTGTCCTTCCTGTTCTGCTCGTGCCTTCTGAATTCGGGCATCCCGCACTGCCTCGGCTTCTGCAATCTCTGCATCCCTTTTCACAGCAGCAATTCTCGGCTTACCGAGCGCATCCAGATACCCATGTTTATCGCGTACGTCTTTGATAGTGAATGAAACGATTTGCAAGCCCATCTTTTTCAGATCGCGCGCAGCCACGCCCTGTACTTCCTGCGCAAACCGATCCCGATTACGGTATACTTCCTCTACTGTCATAGAGCCGAGGATTGCCCGCAAATGTCCCTCCAGCACTTCTTGAGCCTCTCCCCTAAGAGCTTCCAGTGGCTTTCCGATAAACTGTTCCGCTGCTGTGGCTACATCCTCAATGGAACTGCCGACCTTAATAATCGCCACACCATCCGCAATCACGGGCACTCCTTGCTCTGTATATACTTCCGGTGTGGTTACGTCCAATTTGTGAGACAACAGAGAGATAAATTCGGACTGCTGGAAAATAGGCCAAATGAAGGCGCCCCCACCACGTACAATTTTAATCTTGCGACCAGATTCATCCTCGGAAATATTTTTATTTCCCAGAAAAGAACCTGTCACAATCATTCCTTCATCCGGTCCTACCGTTTTGTAACGGGCCCAAAAAGCAATCCCTAATATGACGATAACAATGACAACAATTCCAGGGACCAACACAATATCTTGCAAATTTGACACTCCCGATCACGCTCCCTTCAAGTTAAGCGAATGCGCCGTCTATGTGTCCAGGTACGCTACGCGGACGACGCCCTCTGCGACCTCAACCACGACAATACGGGTTCCCGCAGCTAGCGGTTTGTGATCAAAGCTAGATGCTGTATGTATGGTGTTGCCTGCACCCAAGCGGATCATAACTTCCCCGTAACCAACCTCAGGTACAGGAATGGTAACCTCACCGATTCTGCCAGTTAGTTCACGCATCGAGAAGCCGCTGGAAACCTCTGAATTCGCCATGGGCTTGATAAATGCAAAAAACACTAGCACTCCAATAACAAGTGCAATCCCTAAAGCTAGCACAACAACCCAGCCCATGGTCAGCCCAGTATACTTTGTCAGTAGTACTCCAGCCCCGCCAAAAGCAGTCATAGCCCCAAGTAGAACGACAGGTCTGAACCAATCAAGGCCCGGCAACTCTAACGCCCCATCCAGCCAGCTACCGAGTACATCCCCGATCAACACACTAACCACAGTAAAGATTGCGCCTCCTGCCAACAACCACCAAAATAAGGTTTCCATGCGACTCCTCCTTCCATGTACTTTTCAGTCTGGTTTCCAGTCTATAACTATGTTTACGTATTCAACCTTAAAAAGTTTCAAAATTTACCTCCAATATTCCAAATTAAACCCAAAAAAGCACGTTCGTACGTCTAATGACGCCAAACGTGCCTATTATGATCCAAATGCTGTTTACAGGGATGCTCTGTAAATTTCGACTACATCTTCGCGATTGAGCTTGTTAAAGCCTCCGAAAGGTCCGAATTTCACAGCTTTATCAGCCATTACATCAATTTTGGACGCATCAATATCGTAATCAGCCAGTCGGCTTGGCGCACCAATCGAGTTCCAGAAATCACGCAACGCTTGAATACCTTCCAGCGCTACTTCTTCGTCACTCTTGCCTTCTGGGTTCACATGAAACACATTCACAGCCAGCTGTTTGAAACGTTCAGGCTTCACATGCAAGTTATGTTTCATCCAGTTCGGGAACAGAATAGCCAGTCCTCCACCATGCGGAATATCATAAACAGCAGACACAGCATGCTCAATATTGTGAGTAGCCCAATCACCTGTCAGCCCCATGTTCAGGAAGCCGTTCAGTGCCATCGTACCACAATACATAATCGTTTCACGCAGCTCGTAGTTTTCCAGATCGTTAACCAGTCCTGGAGCCGCATCTATGACCGTACGCAAAATCGTTTCACACCAGCCCAGTTGAACCGGAGTATTGGATTCCAGATGGAAATAATGCTCGAGCGTATGTGACATCATATCCACAATTCCGTAAACCGTTTGATTTTGTGGCAGAGAGTATGTGTTTACCGGATCAAGAATGGAAAACGCAGGAAACGCATGTACACTGCCCCATCCCAATTTTTCCTGAGTTTTTTCGTTTGTAATAACAGAACCTGCGTTCATTTCAGAACCGGTTGCCGCCATGGTCAGAACCGTACCTAATGGCAAGGCTGCTTGTGGAGCCGATTTACGCTCTGCAAAATCCCACATGTCGCCATCATATTTTGCACCGACAGCAATAGCTTTGGAGCAATCCAGTACACTACCACCGCCTACAGCCAGTACAAGATCAATTTGATTTGTTTTACACAATTCAACGCCTTTATGTACCGTAGACAAACGAGGATTCGGTTCTACACCAGCCAGTTCTGTTACCTCTGCACCAATTTCACCAAGCAATTTTATTACATTATCGTACAAACCGCTGCGCTTAATGCTGCCGCCGCCATATACAAGCAGTACACGTTTACCGTATTTAGGAACTTCACGCTTGAGAGCCTCCAATTGTCCTTTACCAAAGATCAATTGTGTAGGATTATAAAATTCGAATGCTTTCATCGCAAACGCTCGCCTCCAATATTTCTAAAGTTTAATGTTAAGAAACTACTCTATTATAACCTTTATGGTTACAGGAAACAAATTGCTTTGTTTTCAGAAAAAAAACCATACTCCTTAAGGAGTATGGTTATATTTCACATCTTGGGAGGGTTCTCGTATTGTATTATGTGGCAACACAAGCTACTTTATTCTCCCAAGGTATATCCCAATTGTTTCATAAAACGGCCAAACGCTTGCTGACCGGATGGATTCCGTTTATACACTCCTGCGTGCTCTAAAATTTCACTGAATTTCAGTCCGACCTCATTTTGCACGATACGGACAGCCGTCTCTTTGTCAGACAGACGACCAAACCGGGTATTCAACTGGTAAATCCAGTCTGCATGCTTAAACAGTGGATGTTCTTCTTGCTGCATAGCCACAGCCAATTCATCGTTCCCACACAAAATATCAGCAATTCCATCCAGTTCATCCTTGAGTCGCCCTGGTAAGATGGCAAGCCCCATCACTTCGATTAGACCGATATTTTCCTTTTTGATATGATGCATCTCGCGATGGGGATGAAAAATACCTTCAGGGTACTCTTCACTCGTTCGATTGTTGCGCAGTACGAGATCCATCTGATATCTTCCTTCGGAATCCCGTCGCACAATCGGAGTTACTGTATTATGCGGAATCGTTTCCCCCTCCAGCTCGGTATGAGAGAGAACGTCTACCGATGGATCACTATAACCTTTCCAGGCTTCAAAAGCAGCATTCCCCGCCTCCAACAGTGCCTCGGCATCTGTTGACGTAAAACGAATGACCGACATTGGCCAGTTTACAATACCTGCCGTAACCTGCGGAAATGCTTCATTATGGTATACGCCGTCCACACCCGCTTTTTCAATTGGGAATGTATGACGACCACCCTGAAAATGATCATGAGTCAGGATCGACCCTCCGACAATGGGCAGATCCGCATTAGAGCCAATGAAATAATGCGGAAACGCTTTCGTAAAGGCCAGCAACCGCCGTAGCGTATCCTTTGTAAGCTTCATGGGTACATGATCATGATGGAACACAATGCAATGCTCGTTGTAATACACATAAGGTGAATATTGAAAAAACCACGGTTCCCCATTCAATTCTACCGGAATGATACGCAAATTTTGACGGGACGGATGATTTACCCTCCCCGCGTATCCAACGTTTTCACGGCACAATTGACATTTGGGATAAACAGGCGGCGGCAAAAGCTTCGCCATTGCAATTTCCTTAGGACTCTTTTCTGGCTTGGACAAATTAATCGTAATTTCCATATCTCCGTAAGGTGTTGACTGATTCCAGTACACATTGCTGGCTACCCGATCCATACGAATGTAGTTCGAATCAATGGATAATTGATAAAAAGCATCTGTAGCCGCTTCTATACCAAGTTCAGCCTCCGTTTGATGAAAGTCACGGATGACTTCAGACGGTCTCGCCATTAGCTGCCCCATGATTTTGGAATCCAGCAAATCACGATACGTATCCGTGTTTTCAGGGATAAGCCCTATGGCAAAACCATAATCTATCAATACATTAAGCACAGGCTGGAGAGCTTCGGGGGCAATAATGCCCCCTGCTTCCCCACCAGAATAAGGCTCCGAAAACCCGAACTGCTCTAATAACAGATTACGGCTGTAATCTGTATCTTGCAGACCGATCAAGCCCTTTTTTTGCGCGAATGCAACCAGTTGTTCCACCGCATATAGAGCCGATTGCTGTACAGTTTCGTCGATGTCATGGGCCAAGTGCCGGGAAAGTTCCCGGTCTTGGTCTTTATCTACGGATTGGCGCTCGCTCATATGTCATCGTCTCCCGTCTATTCGTCGCCGTAGCCTTGAGGGTGTGACTGATGCCATCCCCATGCTCCGCTAATAATATCCTCCAGTTGGGTACGTTTTGGGCTCCAGCCCAGCACCGAACGGGCCTTGTCAGAAGAGGCAACCAATATTGCTGGATCGCCTGCACGGCGGGGTTCTGTAACAACTGGAATGTCGAGCCCAGTGACCTTGCGTGCCGTTTCAATAACTTCCTTTACAGAGAAGCCCTGCCCGTTGCCCAGATTAAATATGTTGCTGTCATTACCTTCACGCAAGTAATTCACTGCGCGCACATGAGCATCCGCCAAATCACTTACATGAATGTAATCACGGACACACGTTCCGTCCGGTGTCGCATAATCCTCACCAAATACAGCGATATGTGGACGCTGTTTTAACGCTGTCTGGAGCACCAATGGGATCAGATGGCTTTCTGGACGGTGATCTTCACCGATCTTGCCACTCTCATGCGCACCAGCCGCATTAAAATACCGTAAAGATACGTATTTGATGCCTAATACTTTATCAAAC contains these protein-coding regions:
- a CDS encoding iron-containing alcohol dehydrogenase, which produces MKAFEFYNPTQLIFGKGQLEALKREVPKYGKRVLLVYGGGSIKRSGLYDNVIKLLGEIGAEVTELAGVEPNPRLSTVHKGVELCKTNQIDLVLAVGGGSVLDCSKAIAVGAKYDGDMWDFAERKSAPQAALPLGTVLTMAATGSEMNAGSVITNEKTQEKLGWGSVHAFPAFSILDPVNTYSLPQNQTVYGIVDMMSHTLEHYFHLESNTPVQLGWCETILRTVIDAAPGLVNDLENYELRETIMYCGTMALNGFLNMGLTGDWATHNIEHAVSAVYDIPHGGGLAILFPNWMKHNLHVKPERFKQLAVNVFHVNPEGKSDEEVALEGIQALRDFWNSIGAPSRLADYDIDASKIDVMADKAVKFGPFGGFNKLNREDVVEIYRASL
- a CDS encoding flotillin family protein, which encodes MQDIVLVPGIVVIVIVILGIAFWARYKTVGPDEGMIVTGSFLGNKNISEDESGRKIKIVRGGGAFIWPIFQQSEFISLLSHKLDVTTPEVYTEQGVPVIADGVAIIKVGSSIEDVATAAEQFIGKPLEALRGEAQEVLEGHLRAILGSMTVEEVYRNRDRFAQEVQGVAARDLKKMGLQIVSFTIKDVRDKHGYLDALGKPRIAAVKRDAEIAEAEAVRDARIQKARAEQEGQKAELLRDTNIAEAAKEKELKVASFKKEQDTARAEADQAYHIQEARAKQTAVEEQMKVELVRKEREIDIQAKEIQVREKQYDAEVKKKAEADRYAVEQAAEADKSRKMREAESLQYSIETQAKASAEQKRLNGQAEADAERAKGTADADVIRLRGLAEAEAKEKLAEAFQKFGEAAVLDIIVKMLPDLAGRIAEPIASIDKLTVVDTGKGEGATRVSNYVTELMATAPEMLKSVSGIDVEQLIKGLTTGKNGLHSVPSSGDVNKLHNPASVEMALTDKE
- the ptsG gene encoding glucose-specific PTS transporter subunit IIBC, with the protein product MFKKLFGVLQRVGKALMLPVAILPAAGLLLGIGNMLVNPDFLQYIPALNAGWVQSVATIMMNAGQIVFDNLALLFAVGVAVGLAGGEGVAGLAAIIGYLVMNITLGTAVGVTPGLIAQKIPGYANVLGIPTLQTGVFGGIIIGILAAAMYNRFFKIELPSYLGFFAGKRFVPIATAVSSLIVGLALVLIWPPVQQGLNAVSHFMVYSNPTLSAFLFGVIERALIPFGLHHIWYSPFWFEFGEYVNKAGQTVHGDQQIFFSQLRDGVALTASTFQVGKFPFMMFGLPAAALAMYHEARPEHKKYVAGIMGSAALTSFLTGITEPLEFSFLFVAPLLFAVHCVFAGLSFMTMQILNVKIGMTFSGGFIDFLIFGIIPTRTPWWYVIIVGLILAVIYYFGFRFIIRKFNLKTPGREEATENVDGAASGSSDELPHNILAAFGGSSNIKHLDACITRLRIEVNEKSNVDKARLKQLGASGVLEVGNNVQAIFGTRSDTIKTQMADIMAGRTPAPAPSEPAPQEEKEAGEQKQTIVVEDIVMPVNGELVDISTVPDPVFAERMTGDGFAVVPNDGTIVSPVYGKVFNVFPSKHAVGIQSDGGKEVLVHIGVNTVKLKGQGFDVLVNEGDLVSAGQPIMKVDLEYVKANAKSIVSPVIFTNLPEGSSVTLNKTGVLKAGEDGIITIK
- the galE gene encoding UDP-glucose 4-epimerase GalE; this translates as MAILVTGGAGYIGSHTVAELLDLGEEVVVLDNLQTGHKGALLGGKLYEGDLRDKELLSKLFSENNIDAVIHFAANSLVGESMQNPGKYYDNNVFGTLSLLEAMKDAGVSKIVFSSTAATYGEPEKVPIEEGDRTEPTNVYGETKLMMERMMSWFDKVLGIKYVSLRYFNAAGAHESGKIGEDHRPESHLIPLVLQTALKQRPHIAVFGEDYATPDGTCVRDYIHVSDLADAHVRAVNYLREGNDSNIFNLGNGQGFSVKEVIETARKVTGLDIPVVTEPRRAGDPAILVASSDKARSVLGWSPKRTQLEDIISGAWGWHQSHPQGYGDE
- the glcT gene encoding glucose PTS transporter transcription antiterminator GlcT, whose amino-acid sequence is MSSLKVAKALNNNVIIGMHPEHDEVVVIGKGIGFNRKPGDLMPLDSVEKLFILKSHEEQEQYKRLLPELDEKLIEVIGEVLHLVQLQAKKPLNEHILIALTDHIAFSINRHKQGITIHNPFLYETREIYPQEYKMAEQAVALIKDKMDVDLGEDEIGFVALHIYSAMTNQHISEVRKDSRLIADMVQVVETTLDYRIPLQSLDYSRLLTHLRFAIERVRRGEIVQEIYRLDKLLNEEYPEMYMLAWKLTKIMEKRLRKPVYPAEVSYLTMHLQRLSQRKQGEQQTVIKPE
- a CDS encoding HPr family phosphocarrier protein; its protein translation is MQTTFRITDEDGIHARPATALVNTANKFSGAESFAEANGKKVTLKSILGVLSLGLEQGDTINIICEGAEAAEALKALENVIVNEGLGEVHA
- a CDS encoding UDP-glucose--hexose-1-phosphate uridylyltransferase, encoding MSERQSVDKDQDRELSRHLAHDIDETVQQSALYAVEQLVAFAQKKGLIGLQDTDYSRNLLLEQFGFSEPYSGGEAGGIIAPEALQPVLNVLIDYGFAIGLIPENTDTYRDLLDSKIMGQLMARPSEVIRDFHQTEAELGIEAATDAFYQLSIDSNYIRMDRVASNVYWNQSTPYGDMEITINLSKPEKSPKEIAMAKLLPPPVYPKCQLCRENVGYAGRVNHPSRQNLRIIPVELNGEPWFFQYSPYVYYNEHCIVFHHDHVPMKLTKDTLRRLLAFTKAFPHYFIGSNADLPIVGGSILTHDHFQGGRHTFPIEKAGVDGVYHNEAFPQVTAGIVNWPMSVIRFTSTDAEALLEAGNAAFEAWKGYSDPSVDVLSHTELEGETIPHNTVTPIVRRDSEGRYQMDLVLRNNRTSEEYPEGIFHPHREMHHIKKENIGLIEVMGLAILPGRLKDELDGIADILCGNDELAVAMQQEEHPLFKHADWIYQLNTRFGRLSDKETAVRIVQNEVGLKFSEILEHAGVYKRNPSGQQAFGRFMKQLGYTLGE